CTGGCTCTAACGCTCAAGGATGTCAAAAACGAAGCCGCGTCACTTAATGACTTAGGGGTCACCTATCGGAAATTGAAGGAATTTCAGAAAGCACTTGACTGCTTTGAGCAAGCGTTACAGGCTATCCGACAGTTTATCGATTCTGATGCTCGTGAATTTGCTTCCCGTCGCGAGAGTGAAGCTAATATTCTGAACAATTTGGGGCGAGCCCATGGAGCACTTGATCAACCTCAATTAGCCTATGAATGTTTTCAACAGGCATTATCCATTTATCGGCTGCTCTTTGGGCAGCAACAGCAAATCACATTGACATTTTTTAACCTAGCCAATCTCTACCGCGATCGCTGTGAATACGGCCAGGCGATTGAATGGTACGAACAGGCCTTTTCCTTTGCGAATGATCACTTGCCTGTGGAGGCTGCGTTTGCATTGTTAAATCTAGGTGATATCTTTCTAGTTACCGGCGATTACTCTAGAGCGGCGTCGCACTATCAGCAGGCCCGCGACTTAAATGCTCTTATACCCCAATGTGAAATAGCCTACGCATGGGTTGGGCAGGGTAAAGCCTATGAAGAATTGAGTCAGTATGAACAGGCAACGAGCTGCTATCAGCAAGGATTACTGATTTATCAACAAGTAAGCGGCTCTCAAGGAGAAGAGTCCGTCAATAATATCCTAGATTCGGTTAGGCAAAAAGCATTTTATAAAAGGTTAATTATGTAGTCTTTTAACGCAGTCGAAGAAATTTTCAGATTTGTCGACTTTGCTCAATCGGCTCAATTGTTTAATAGAAAATCAGGCCGATAACTCCGTTTTCTAATCGAAGCAAATAGAACCGTTTATGGCAGCCATGTTCGGCCCATCTGTGTTGTTTTAACTTTTCAGGACCATGCCCTATGTCAAGTTTTAAGCGGCGTCGGTTTTTGCAGGTTGCCGGGTCTGCTCTGGCCGCCGTAGGCCTCAGCCAAGTAGATGTTTGGCATCAGGGCGATCGCTACGCCCGCGCCCTAGCCCAACCTACCCGCCGCAAACTGGCCCTGCTAGTGGGCGTTAACCAATACCCTGACGGGGTCACCCCCCTACGCGGTTGCCTAACTGACGTGCGGATGCAGAAAGAGCTGCTGGTACATCGCTTTGGCTTTGATCCAGCCAATATTCTCACCCTAGAAAACCAGGTCGCCACTCGCCAGAACCTGCTAGACGCCTTTGAGTCGCACCTGATCGACCAGACTCAACTGGGGGACGTGGTGGTGTTTCACTTTTCGGGCCATGGTTCACTGGTGCGTGACCCCGACCCAATCCCCACAGCGCTAGAAGGTTACAACGGCAGCCTGCTGCCCTACGATGCTCGGTTAAACCTGCGGGGCAATCAGGTCAACGACATCATGGGCAAAACCCTGTTTTTGCTGATGGCCAACCTCAAAACTGACCAGGTGACCGTCATGCTCGACAGCTGCCACTCCGGCGGCGGCACCCGAGGCGATCTGATCCTGAGGGCCGTCGAGTCGAGGGTGGCCCTGGGCGAGGCGGAACCCAGCCCCATGGAACTGGCCGAGCAGGAGCGCTGGCTGACGCGGCTGGGCTGGTCGCCTGTGAAGCTGAAAACTCAACGCAGCCGGGGCATTGCCAAAGGGGTGGCGCTGGGGTCGGCTCAGGCGAACCAACTGGCGGCAGATGCCTCCTTTGGCGAGGGCGAGGGGCAGTTTCACGCCGGGGCGTTTACCTATGCCCTGACCCGCTACCTATGGCAACAGCCCGGCAGCCCGCCGCTCGATCGCGTATTTGTCGACCTAGCCCGCAGTACGCGAGATGTAGCCAACAGCGCTCGCATTGTGCAGTCGCCCATCTACGAGGTGGAGCCAGGGCGCAACTTTGGTCAAGAACCGCTCTTTTTTAGCTCTCCTCAGAGCCCGGCAGCAGAGGCCGTGGTTGTGGGCACTGAGGCCAGTGGCGAGGTCAAGTTCTGGCTGGGGGGCGTGTCGTCCCAAAGTTTGGCGGCTTTTGAGAGCGGGGCTATTTTCTCGGTCGTGGATGGCAATGGCAATGAGATTGGCCAAGTTGAGCAAACCCGGCGGGTAGGGCTAGAGGGCTACGGCAACCTGACAGGCAGCGCTCGCGGCCAGATCGCAGCGGGGCAACTGCTGCGGGAGCGGGTGCGGGGAGTGCCGACCGATCTGACCTTACGAGTGGGCCTAGATGATTCTTTGGGGGCAGACCTGGAGACGGCGCGATCGCAACTGGCAGCTTTTAACCGCATTCAGCCCGTTGCAGTGGATGGCAGCCAAAGCCCCCGCTACTTGCTGGGGCGTATGACTGAGCAGGGGCTTGCGATCGCCACCACCGAAGCCGTACAGAATATAGGCCAGCTAGGCAGCATTGGCCTGTTCACTCCAGGGTTAGTGGCCATTCGTGCTAGCTTTGGTGAACCTAATGAGCCCATGGCCGTCGCCATTCAGCGGCTCAACCCCACGCTCAAGTTGCTGTTGGCTGGGCAGGTGCTGCGATCGGTGCTCAACAGCGACACCTCTAACCTCAATGTCGATGTAGCTGTACAGCCGGTGAATAGCTCTGTTGCCATCAGTCGCAGCGCCAGCCGTCGAGGTAGCGAAGACAACGAGGTGGCTCAACGGCTAGATGGCTTTAGTCAAACGCTGCGATCGGGCAGTGAAATTGTGGTGACGGTGACCAATGCTGAATTTCGCAGCCTCTACATAGCCGTGCTAGCCATCGGCAGCTCGGGGAGTATGTCAGTGCTGCACCCTACCGATTGGGATGCTCCTGAAAGTGAATCGCTGTTAGAACCGGGTCAGCAGCTAGAGGTTCCCCGTCAGGAGGCGGGGCGCGACCCGAACCGCAGCTACTGTAGCAACCCCAGCGAAGCCTTTCACCTGTGCCTAAGCAGCTCTGGTTATGCTGAAATTTTGACCTTGGTGAGCACTAGCCCCTTGCGTGATGCCCTGCGCGGTCTTCAGCAAATTGCCGTCGCCAACAACACCCGTAGCGGCAACCCCATCGGTTTACAAAACGATGACCCTGTCAATGTGGTAGAAACCCTACTGGGCGACATCGATCGCAGCACCCGAAGCTCCAACAGACTGCGCGACGATGTACGCGGGGTAGACACCACCCAGCTCGCGGCCCTGTCTACCCTGATTCAGGTAGTAGAAAAATGATCGCTCGGCGGAGTGATTTGCGTGGCTCAGAACGAGCATCCGTACCGGAATCGCCAACTAGCCGCCACTGCATAGGTTTGGCCGCTCCAGACATAAGAGAAGGTAGACGAGTTCAACCCCACTCCTATGCCTAGTCCCCGCTTTGCGATCGCTTACCTGACCCAGAACCGCCCGGTAATTTTGATGCAGACTTTTCCGGTGGTACAGACTATCGAACAGCGCTATCACCTCTCCTGGCTGCGGTCTGTGCCTGCCCTGCTCGAAACCGGCAAAACCCAGAGTGCCTTGGGCCACCTCTACTGTCAACTGGGCGAATGGGATAGCGCCGCCGGGGCCTATCTGCGATCGCTCAACGCCTTTAGCCACGCCGAAGATGCCGTTTCCCTAGGCCACACCCTCACCCACCTCAGCGTGGTGTTTGCCCAACGCCAGCAGTACCGCTGGGCCTACGACTACGCTGCCCAAGCCGTGCAGAATCTGCACACTACAGCAGACAATGCAGGCTATGCTGCTGCCCTTCACACCCTAGGCATGGGCTATTACTATCGTCGCCGCTATCGCCTGGCGCTTAGAACCTTAGAGAAAGCCCTCGCCCTGCGCCACGAACTGGGCGACGAACTGGGTGAAGCCATTACCCTGGGCTGCATGGGGCGAGTCTATGCCGTACGAGGCGAGCACTGGTGCGCGCTCTCCTGCTACGAGGCGGCCCTCGATGGCTATCGCCAGCACCAGAGCTTGCTCGAAGGGAACAGCTACGAAATCATGATTCGCAGGCGCATTGCCCGATTGGCCGAAAGTGCAGGTCATGCTGATTTGGCGATCGCCCATTTTGAAGCTGCCTTGATGCTCTGCCAGAAGTGCGATCGCGCATTGGCCGCCGAAATCTTAACCGATCTCGCCAGCCTGCACGAAGGTTTACGGCAAAACGAAATTGCCCTGCGCTATCACCAGCAGGCGCGACAGTTGCAGCAGTCTGCAAAGCCCAAAGCTAGTGAAAATAATGCCCCTACTCCAATATCCTTACAGCCCACAGAAGAAGGCTATTACTAAGTCAAATACTCCGTAGGCTGGATACTGCCACTATCGCTTCAAATTCTGTTGGTTTAGCCCCAATTCTTATCTGTATCCCCGTAGGGGCATAGCATGCTATGCCTCTACGATTTTATGAATGAATTGCCTCCATCATTGCGTAGATCGAGGCCAGCCAAGCAGGCTTAAAGATACACCTAAAATCTTTAAAATCTCCGCTCACGTTGTGAATAAGTTCATCTTCGTCAGACATAGGTAAGGACAGGAAGGCAAATAAACCTACCTTCCTAACTCGGAAAAAACAACTTCTCAAAAGGAGAAACTTCCATGTCTGACATGATCAAGCCCAACGACATCATTGCCGAAGCTGAAGAGGCCGCTAACCTGGCCATCACTGAGCTTTCCGCAGGCGAACTCGACGATTGCAGTGGGGGTGTCAGCGGCCTAGGCGATATCAGCAGCCTGTTCAAAGGGGCGAGCAGCTTCTTCGAGCAGTCGGGTATCAAGATGGATCAGGTGAGCTTTGCTGGCCCTAACGGTGCTGGCAGCATTAGCTCTCTCACTGGCTTCGATACCGCCTCTGGTAATTCCGATGTGATTAGCTTCGGGCTGTAAAAAAGCCCCTGTCCAAACGACGAGTGCCCCTTAGACATCAACCCTCTAACCACTCGGCGTACTAGTCTACAGGGCTTCCATGCAGAGATATGGCTCCACCATGTCTCTGCATGTTTCCTAAGTTTGAGTGGGCCAAGATTGACCCAGTTATTGATCTAGAGACAGGATTTCGCAAGCCATGGAAGAGCATGATTTAGATCTCGCCCCCGTTGAGCTGTCACTAACAGAATTAGACGAAGTATCTGGCGGGTTAGATATTTTTATTTCGGGTTCCATATTCGATCAAAGTGAAAGCCTTTTGGGTCAGTCGGGCGGCTGTGGTTGCCCAGGGTCTACGCTGGCTCAAACCTCTAATACATCCTCAGGAGCCTTTCAGTTTGCTGGGTTGGGCTTTGAGTCGGTAGACCAAATTTTTGCTGTGTTTGCCGGGCTATCGCGGCTGTTTGGTCGGTAGCCGCTTTAAGTATTAACAAGAGGATCTCGCCATGACGACGCCCCTCCTTCGAGAATTTAACCAGCAACATGTGGATTGGCTGGTACAGGCCGGTACACTGCGATCGCTCCAGGCAGGCGATCGCCTCCACACATCCAACCAGCCTCTTAACCATCTGTGGATTGTGGTGAGCGGTCAGCTATCGGTGGTGCTAGAGGCCCAATCAGCTGATGAGGGTAGCAAAGCTGTCCCTAAAGAAATCCTGCGATTATCCACTGGGGATCTAACTGGCGCACTACCTGCCGTAACGACCTACCTCTCCCAATCCACTCTGTTTGCCCTCACCGATGCCACCGTTCTGGCGCTTCCTCTGGCCGCTCTCACTCAAAAGCTGGCCGACGATGCCGACTTCGCCGCCCCGTTCTACCGAGTTGTAGCTCTGACCCTACGGCAACAGCTTACCCAGTGGGCGGCGCAGATGGGCTACAGCGTGGCCCTGCTCGGCCAGCTTCAGCTTAAAGAAGCGGCGACGGTGTTTGCCGAACTGGCCGACAGCGATCTGGACTGGATGATGGCGGTTGGGCAAGTCGAATCTGTAAAACCCGGTACGCCTCTATTCCGCTGCGGCTATCCGGTCGATGCACTGCATTTGTTGCTAGAAGGGGCGGTGGGCCTAAATGCCGCTGAGCAGCCGCCCAACCTAGTAGTGACCGCCCTCATGCCAGATCCAGATAGAGCAGAGACCGAATTTGCCCGGCTGTCACGGGGCGATTTAGTGGGTGAAACCCTGCTATTGGATTCGGCCCCGGCGGCGGTAGGGGCGATCACCTTGCGAGAGTCTACCCTGCTGACCATCCCTCGCTGGCGGCTGCTGGCCAAACTGCTCTACGATCGCCCCTTTGCCGCTCGTCTCTACCGACTGCTGGCATTGCTGCTAGCCAGCAAACAGCAGCTCATGCTGCAAAAACTGGGCGCTTTGGCCCCCAACAGTGATCTCGATAGCCAGCTTCTAGAACGGGTGGCCCTGGCTGAGGCCCGTTTCGAATGGCTGGTGCAGCGGCTGCAAACCCAGGCTCAGTTTTAGATTTTGGATTTGCGCCTCTGGTTAGGGGCCTGCGCTGACTGTACAGCCGAGACAGCTATCCCCAAAACCATGAACACTCCCGCCACTGCTCAAGGAACGATTTGGGCTGGTGGGCAGTGTTCACCCTACGCTTGCTTCGTTCTTCACTTTTCGTTCTTCTGCCTTTCTCCCGGAGTTTGACCATGGTACCGGCAAAGCATAGCAACCTATTTCGCCCTCAGGCGCTAGAGCGCAGCGCCTCTCCCGAACAGCTCGATCAGCTGGTGCAAGTGGTTAGCCCCAAGCGCTGGCTAGCGCTGACAGCCCTTGGCCTGTTGGTCAGTGCCGGGGCCGCCTGGAGTGTGCTGGGTCAAATTCCCTTAACTGTCACTGGGCAGGGGGTGCTGGTTTATCCCAGCGATGTGGTGACGGCCCAATCGCCCGGTGCTGGCCCCTTGCGCTCGATCGAGGTGAAGCCGGGGGACTGGGTAAAGGCAGGCGATATTCTAGCGGTGCTCGATCAGTCTGAGATAGAGACCCAGCTGCGGCTGGCCCAGGAGAAATTGACTCAGCTTCAGATCCAAGACCAGACTGCCCAGCGGTTAAACAGCGAGCGCAGTGGGCTAGATGAGGGAGCGATCGCCCAGCAGCGGCGGGCACTAGAGCAGAATTTGCGATCGCAGCAAGCCCTCACCCCTACCCTGCAAGCTCGTGCCGAAGAATCGCTACGCCAGGAGCGCCGAGCCCTTCAGCAGCGGCTTACAACTCTGCAAGCCCGCCTGCCCATTTATCAAACCCGCTGGGAGAACTGGCAGCGTTTGGCTGACGAGGGAGCCATGTCCCAAGAAGAGGTGCTGAGCATACAGCTGGAATACCAAGAGCTGCAAAACGAAGTCAACGATGTTGAAACTCAGCTTGAGTCCCTAGATCTGCGCGACACCGAAGCCCAGCGCGACTACCTTGATAACCTCAACCGTATCGCCGACCTCCAAGCCCAACTTCAAGGTCTCGACGCCCGCGCCGCCACCCAGCGCGAGCAAGATAGCACTACCCTTGCCCAGCGCCAAAAAGAAATCAAAGACACCGAAGCCACGATCGCCCAACTTACGGAGCAGCTCGGCCGCAACCGGACGATCACCAGCAACCACGACGGTCAGGTGATCGAGGTGATGGCCCAGCCCGGCCAGCGCCTTGACCCAGGCATGCCCGTGGCGATGATCGCAGCCCAGGATAGCAACACTCCCCTCACCAGCGTCGCCTTTCTACCTGTCAGCGACGGCAAAAAAATCAGCGTCGGTATGACGCTCCAGGCCACCCCCACCACCGTCAAGCGCGAAGAGTACGGCGGCATTCTCGGCACCGTTGACGAGGTGTCGAGCTTTCCCGTCACTCAGGCTGGGGCCGCCCGTCTGGTTGGCCACCCTGACATTCTGCCCGGCATCATGGGCGAGGGGCCGCATATCGCCGTCTTCGCCACCCTGCAAACCGACTACAGCCCCAACAACCCCAGCCAGCTGCGTTGGTCGGCCTCCCCCCAAGGCCCCGACCAGCCCATGACCCCCGGCATGACCACCACCGTGCGCATCACCGTCGAAAAGCGCCGCCCCATTTCTTATGTGCTGCCGATTCTGAAGCAGTGGGCGGGTTTTGGCGATGAAAACATCCAACCATAAAGGTTTCTTTGGCAAAAGTTGGACTTCAAGTTTTGAGTTCTTAGTTCTGAATTTTGAATGCTTGAGGTCGTACTGCAATTCAAACCTCAACACTCAAAACTCTCCCACCCCACTCTCCCACTTCCTCCTTCCCCTTCATGAAACACCTTATCGCCAAACTCAAAGACCGCCTCCGCCGTCCTGACCTGCGGCGTACGCCGACCCTGCTGCAAATGGAAGCGGTAGAATGCGGGGCCGCCTCTTTGGGAATGATCCTCGGCTACCACGGGCGAATTGTATCGCTGGCCGATCTGCGGCAAGCCTGCGGTATTTCGCGGGATGGCAGCAAAGCGTCGAATGTGCTTAACGCGGCGCGGCTCTACCACCTCCAGGGCAAAGGGCTGAAGGTTTCCCTAGAAGCTGTGCAGCAGCTAGAGCGGCCCTACATTGTGTTTTGGAATTTCAACCATTTCTTAGTAGTAGAAGGGTTTCACCGGCAGAAGGTGTACCTGAATGACCCGGCCACCGGCCCACGCACGGTTTCCCTCGACGAATTTAGCGAGGGGTTTACGGGGGTGGTGCTGACCTTTGCTCCCGATGCCGAGTTTGCAACAGGCGGACAAAGGCGGGATTTGGTGCAATCGCTCCGCCTACGTCTGCGTGGTTCCTTTCGGGCTCTGGCCTTTTGCCTGCTGGCGGGTCTGCTGCTGGTGCTGCCGGGGTTGGCGATGCCCGCCTTTTCTCAGGTGTTTGTGGATCAGATCTTGATCCAGGGCCGCAGTAGCTGGTTACGACCTTTACTGCTGGGTATGTTGATCACGTCCATTCTCACCGGGCTGCTGACCCGGTTGCAGCTACAAATCTTGCGGCGGTTGCGGATTAAGCTGGCCATGGGTATGTCGAGCGGCTTTTTGTGGCACATTCTGCACCTGCCGGTGAGTTTCTACGACCAGCGGTTTGCGGGCGAAATCAGCAACCGCATCAAGCTCAACGATCGCCTTGCGAGCTTGCTCTCCGGCGAACTGGCCACCACGGCAATTTCCTGCGTCATGGTGGTTTTCTACGGCCTGGTGATGTGGCAGTATGACTGGGTGCTGACGCTAATCGGCATTGGATCGGTAGCGGTAAATTTGATCGCTCTGCGCTGGGTGGCCCGCCAGCGATCGGATACTAATACCCGGCTAATGCAGGAGCAGGGCAAGGTGAGCGGCGTTGCGATCGCCGGTCTGCAAAGCATTGAAACCCTCAAAGCCTCAGGCCTAGAATCCGACTTCTTCACCCGCTGGGCTGGGTACTATGCTAAGTCCCTCAATGCCCGCCAGGAGATGGATCGCATTAACCAGCGCCTGGGTATGCTCCCCGCTTTTCTCTCCGGCCTCAGCGCCATGCTGCTCCTCACCATCGGCGGCTTTCGCGTCATCGACGGAGCCCTCAGCATCGGTATGCTCGTCGCCTTCCAGTCACTCATTCAGCAGTTTATGCAGCCCGTCAACCAGCTGCTCAAGCTCGCAGGCGACTTCCAAGAACTCGGTGGCACCCTCGATCGCCTCGACGATGTGCTTCAGAACCCCATTGATCCGCTGCTGCCGGGTGGGGAGGTGGGGAGTGGGCGAGTGGATGAGCGGACGAGTGGGCAAAACGTGGAGCCGCAAGAATTTATTGAGAGAGAACCCAAGCTTTCTGGCCTAATAACTGCCACTGCTCACCCGTCTACCCACCTACCCACCTCCCCATCCACCCATCCACCCTCCCCCCTCTCCCCCAAACTCCACGGTTTCCTCGACCTCCACCACCTCACCTTTGGCTACAACCGCACCGCGCCGCCGCTGATTGACAACCTCAGCCTTTCCCTCAAGCCAGGGCAGCGGGTGGCTCTAGTCGGCGGCAGCGGTAGCGGCAAATCCACCGTCGCCAAGCTGGTGTGTGGCCTCTACCAACCCTGGTCAGGAGACATCTGCTTCGACGGTCAGCCTCGCCACCAAATTCCGCGCCCGGTTCTGACGAATTCCCTAGCCATGGTTGAGCAAGACATTCTGCTGTTTGCGGGCACCGTACGCGACAACCTCACCCTATGGGATACCACCATCCCCGACACCAATCTGATCCAAGCCTGCCGCGATGCCGCCATCCACGACACTATTCTCTCCATGCCCGGCGGCTACAGCGCTGAACTGCTTGAAGGGGCTGCCAACCTTAGTGGCGGCCAGCGCCAGCGCCTCGAAATTGCCCGTGCCCTGGTCAACAACCCCGCCATTCTGGTCATGGACGAAGCCACCAGTGCCCTCGACACCGAAACTGAGCGCACCATCGACTACAACCTGCGCCTGCGCGGCTGCACCTGTTTAATCGTTGCCCACCGCCTCAGCACCATCCGCGACTGTGACGAAATCATCGTCATGCACCACGGCAAAGTCGTCCAGCGCGGCAGCCACGACGACCTGCGCGGGCAAGAAGGGCCGTATTTGCAGTTGATTCGCAGTGAAGAAGGGTAAGAAAGTTTTGAGTTCTTAGTTTCAAACCGCTCTCTTCCCCAAATTCCCGCAACTCCCCACGCCAAAACTCAAAAATTTTCCCTCACCCCCACCTTTCCCATCTTTCCTACCCTCCATCAACTAATGCTCACCACCTACACGCTCCACCCCTCTCCCCTCCACCATCTCCGCAGCAATGACCCCCTCTTCCTCGACGATCCCCGAACCTGCTGGCGGGTTGAATCGGGTATGCTGGCACTGTTTGCAGTCAGTGTGCAATCGACGGCGTTGACCAGTCGGCGGCGCTACTTGTTTAGCGTTAAGCCAGGAGCAATGCTGTTTCCGGCGGCGCTGCTGAGTCAAGAGACCCCCTGCCAACTGCTGGCGATGCCTTTGGAATCGGTAAGTTTGAGGCCAATTTCTCTAACGGCATTAGCAGACGAGTTGACTGATAGCCGGACTGCTGCAACTACCTTGGCAGCCCTAGAAAACTGGGTGCATCGGTTGGGGGCGGCGTTATCTGACACCGTATCGGCTCGGTTGGCGACCCCGATTGACACCAGCGGGCTGCTGGCACCGGGGGAAGTGTATCAGCCTCCCCAAGGGCGCGTTACCTGGCTGCGACTGCTGGCTGGGGAAGGGCGACTGCTGGGGCTAGAGCATTTGGCGCTGACTCCGGCAATTGGCCCCATCCCCCTCAGCAGCCACCTGTGGCTACAGGCGACGGCAATGGCGGAGCTTGAGATTTGGCAACCTCAGACGCAGCGGGGGGCAGAGGCAATTCTATCTGGTCTGGGCCATCTGCAAACTGGTGTGCTCAGAGGCATTCAGCACCTTGAAGCACAACAACAGGTGCAAGAATATCAGCGGTTTGAGGCCCGCGAGCGGCTGAATACCCAGGCCGTGAGCCAGACGCTAACGCAGCTAGCGGGGGTGTTTAAGCCATCCACCACCGTTCAGGAATCTCAGGGATATCAATCTGGTACTGAGGACGCTCTGTTGGTTGCCGCTGGAGCGGTGGGACGTGCACTGGGCATTGCCATTCAACCTCCAGCCCAGTCAGAGGATTTGCGGCGGGTGAGGGATCCTTTGGAATTGATCGCCCGCTCCTCCCAAATTCGCACCCGCCAGGTGACCCTGCGCGACGACTGGTGGCGGCGTGATGGCGGCCCATTGCTAGCCTACGCTCGCGAGGATGGTCGCCCGCTGGCGCTGCTGCCGGTGGGGGCGACCCGCTACGAGGTGGTTGACCCACAGCAGGACACCCGGTTGCCGTGCAGCCGAGCCATCGCAGACGGGATTTCACCCACGGCACACACCTTCTATCGCCCGCTGCCCTACCAACTCAAGCCGGTACAGCTGCTCCAGTTCGCGCTACAGGGGCACCGTCAGGAATTGGTGGTAGTGGCGGTAGCCAGCATTGCCGCCACGCTACTGGGCATGGTTACTCCTCAGGCTACGGGCATTCTCATTGACCAGGCAATTCCCAATGCAGACCAAACCCTGCTGTTGCAGATTGCCTTTGCGCTGCTGGCCACCACCTTTGGGGCCACCCTGTTTCAGCTCACTCAAGGCATTGCCCTGATGCGGATCGAATCCTTTGCCGACAGCAGCACCCAGGCCGCTGTGTGGGATCGGCTGCTGAAGCTGAAAACCTCCTTCTTTCGCGGCTACTCCATTGGCGATCTGAGCGCTCGGGTGTCGTCGATTAGCCAGATTCGCCAGCGGTTGGGCAATACCCTGCTCAAGAGCCTGTTTTCAAGCCTGTTCTCGCTTCTGAATTTGGGGTTGCTGTTTTACTACAGCATGCCCCTAGCGCTGATTGCCACCGGGGTGGCCCTGCTCAATATGGCTGTCACCGTGGTCTCTGGGATGCTGACCCTGAAAAAAAATCGCCCCCTCCACGACCAGCAGGGCAAGCTCTTCGGGATGATGGTGCAGATGATCAATGGCGTAGCCAAGTTTCGCGTAGCTGGGGCCGAAACCCGCGCCTTTGCCTACTGGGGTCGCCAGTATGGTCAAGAGCTGCGACTGACCCTGGCTTCGGAGGGCATCGAAGACAATTTGACGGTGATCAATAACCTGCTGGCGGCTCTCACCCCCGCGGTGCTATTCGCCTTCGCCACGGGCATGATTCAGCAGTCACAGACGGGGGAGGGCGACTTTTCGACCGGCACATTTTTGGCCTTTAATGCGGCCTTTGGCACCTTTATCGGCGGGGCCACCAGTCTCAGTAGCACCGTTATCGACGTGCTCGATGTGCTGCCCATCTGGCAGCGGGCGGAACCTATTCTCGCCGCCCAGCCCGAGGTTGACCCCCACAAGGCCGACCCAGGACGAATCTCGGGCCAGGTGACGGTGAGCAACGTGGGCTTTCGCTATCGCTCCGACGGGGATCTCATTCTAGACGGTGTCACCCTCGCCATTGAACCGGGGGAATTTGTCGCCCTGGTTGGCCCCTCGGGCAGCGGCAAGTCTACGCTATTTCGCCTGCTGCTAGGGTTCGATGCACCAGAAGTTGGCACGGTCTACTTCGACGGGCAGGATATGGCAGGCCTAGACCTCAACGCCCTGCGCCGGCAGTTTGGCGTGGTGCTGCAAACCAGTCGTCTGATGTCGGCCTCAATTTTCGAAAACATCGCCAGCAGTGCCCGCATCACCATGGAAGAAGCTTGGGAGGCGGCCTCGATGGCGGGGCTGGCCGACGACGTTCTCTCGATGCCGATGGGCATGCACACGGTGGTGAGCGAGGGGGGCACGAATCTCTCGGGCGGCCAGCGGCAGCGGCTGCTGATTGCCCGAGCCCTGGCCTTGCGCCCCCGCATTTTGCTGTTTGACGAAGCCACCAGCGCCCTGGACAACCGCACCCAGGCGATCGTCAGCGAAAGCCTGGAGCGGCTGCGGGTAACGCGCATTGTGGTGGCCCACCGGCTCAGCACCATTCGCAATGCCGATCGCATCTACGTACTCGAAAAAGGCTGTCTAATTCAGCAGGGCAGCTTTGATGAACTGGCCGCTGAAGAGGGGCTGTTTAGCCAACTCACTAAGCGCCAGCAGGTGGATTCTTGAAACATCGCACAAGTGTGAATAAGTCCTTTGGCCCCAGTGATATGTGCCTTAGCCACCCTCAGGATTTAACCTATGCGACGCCTTTACCTGTTCGGCTTATTAGCTGCTTCTGGACTATTGACTGCGATCGCCCCCACCTTACCCACCCTGGCTCAACCACCGCTCGCCGAGCAGCCCGCCCCGGCTCAATCGCCTACCACCGTCGCCGCTCTGATGACCCAGGGCTATCAGCAGCTCTATAACAGCCAGCTACAGGAGGCGATCGCCTGGTTTCAGCAGGCAGTAGCTCAGTTTCAACAGACAGGCGATCGCGCGGGTGAAGCTGCTGCCTTGCTAGGGCTGTCGGAAACTTACCTGTGGTCGTTCCAATTTGAGCAAGAGTTAGAAACAGCTCAGCAAGCATTAGCGATCTACAGAGAACTGGGCGATCGCGCTGGGGAGGCTGAGGCTCTGCAACTGGTGGGCG
This portion of the Leptolyngbya subtilissima AS-A7 genome encodes:
- a CDS encoding NHLP bacteriocin export ABC transporter permease/ATPase subunit, translated to MLTTYTLHPSPLHHLRSNDPLFLDDPRTCWRVESGMLALFAVSVQSTALTSRRRYLFSVKPGAMLFPAALLSQETPCQLLAMPLESVSLRPISLTALADELTDSRTAATTLAALENWVHRLGAALSDTVSARLATPIDTSGLLAPGEVYQPPQGRVTWLRLLAGEGRLLGLEHLALTPAIGPIPLSSHLWLQATAMAELEIWQPQTQRGAEAILSGLGHLQTGVLRGIQHLEAQQQVQEYQRFEARERLNTQAVSQTLTQLAGVFKPSTTVQESQGYQSGTEDALLVAAGAVGRALGIAIQPPAQSEDLRRVRDPLELIARSSQIRTRQVTLRDDWWRRDGGPLLAYAREDGRPLALLPVGATRYEVVDPQQDTRLPCSRAIADGISPTAHTFYRPLPYQLKPVQLLQFALQGHRQELVVVAVASIAATLLGMVTPQATGILIDQAIPNADQTLLLQIAFALLATTFGATLFQLTQGIALMRIESFADSSTQAAVWDRLLKLKTSFFRGYSIGDLSARVSSISQIRQRLGNTLLKSLFSSLFSLLNLGLLFYYSMPLALIATGVALLNMAVTVVSGMLTLKKNRPLHDQQGKLFGMMVQMINGVAKFRVAGAETRAFAYWGRQYGQELRLTLASEGIEDNLTVINNLLAALTPAVLFAFATGMIQQSQTGEGDFSTGTFLAFNAAFGTFIGGATSLSSTVIDVLDVLPIWQRAEPILAAQPEVDPHKADPGRISGQVTVSNVGFRYRSDGDLILDGVTLAIEPGEFVALVGPSGSGKSTLFRLLLGFDAPEVGTVYFDGQDMAGLDLNALRRQFGVVLQTSRLMSASIFENIASSARITMEEAWEAASMAGLADDVLSMPMGMHTVVSEGGTNLSGGQRQRLLIARALALRPRILLFDEATSALDNRTQAIVSESLERLRVTRIVVAHRLSTIRNADRIYVLEKGCLIQQGSFDELAAEEGLFSQLTKRQQVDS